In Candidatus Binatus sp., the DNA window TCCGCATAGAGGGAATTTCTCCCCCCATGCGGAAGCGCGATCGCGTCCGGCTATGAGCGAGAGACAGCATTGCCCCTCTCCCGAAAAGACGAGACGAGTATGGCCGCTCGACTTGCTCTAGTCAAGTTCGGCATACTCGCCTAAAGCAACGGGCGAGGGATGAAGAATTTCAGCGCGTTGGTGGTAGCAGGCGAAGTTCCTGGAAGCGGCGGAACCATTTGTACATCATGTCTTTGGAATCCATGCAGTCGTGGAAGCCAGCTTGGCGCGCCTTGATCGTACTGACGAGCATCGGGCGACTCACCAGCCCGCTTCCGACCTTGGTGCCGTACGCAAAATACGCGTCGGCAAAGTAAAACGATTCGCCGACATAGGCGTGCAGATCGGCGGGCGCGTCGAGATTGTATTTTTTCACGATCGCCGCCCACTCGTCCTGATGCCTGGGCATCTCTTCCGCGAGCAGCATCGGTTCGGGCGCCCCGACTTCCATGCCGAGCGCGTCGGCGACCGCAGGCCACAGATCTTCCCACGATGCGACGTCGCCATTGGTGCTGTTGAAAGTCTCATTGCGGCACGCGGGCGTCGTCGCGGCCCACTCCATCATGTTGGCGAGCAAGTCAACATCCACCATCTCGAACACCGACGGCGCTCCGCCGGGGAATGAAAGCGGCAGGCCGGCCTCGCGGCGAATCGCGGCATAGACACCGATCGGCGGGATGAGATTCAGGTTGCCGCCGATTGCTTCGCCGATCACGGCCTGGGGACGCAGGATCGTCCAATGCCAGCGTTTGCCCGCTTGTTTGGAGCGCAGGTAGTCCTCCTGCAGCCAGTAGAAATTCGCGTGTTGATGGCGCGGCGCGCGTTCGCGCGCAGGAATCGGAATCGGGCCGAGGTGCGCGCCGTATGCTTTCGTGCCCTGCAGCAGTGTCACGTGCTCGAGATTCTTCGCGACCGCTTCGAGCGGGTCGAAAAAATTTTGCAGCATCGTGAGATTGGCCTGCATCTGCTTCGGGTCGCGCCATCCGCCGAGAAGCCCGGGCTGTTCGCTTACGGCGGCATAGACGACGTGCGTGACGTCGGACATCTGGCTGAATACGTCGGCGCATCGATCTCGATCGAAGAGATCGACTGAGACCAGATTGGCGCGATCGATTTTGCGCGGCAGCCGGCGCGATACGGCGGTCACTTCCCAGTCGTCGAGCGCCGCGAAGTGGCGCACAGCGGCGAAGCCGACGAGGCCGGATGCGCCGGCAATCAGGATTTTTCGCTTAGGCATTGTCGTGCTCCAAGAGTAAGTGGGCTGTTTCCTGCACCCTCACCCTCCTCATCGCTTACGCGCTTCGGCGACCTCTCCCGCAACAAAGCGGGCGAGGTATAGGGCGGCAGCCGCCGCAGAATGACAAACAGTTTTCAGATTCCTCGGAACGAAAATTCACGACCTCTCACGCAAAGGTGAAGCGGATGCCTGCGATCATCACTTGGTCGTCGCTGATGCGGCGATGGATTTTCTCCGCGGCGGCGAGCAATCGCTTGCGATCGACGACGGCTAGTTCGATTCCGCCGAGTCCCTCGCCGCGGCCATCGGTCGCATCGACGAAGCGCAATTTTGCGTTTTCGAGTTGCAGAGTCGGATTGCCGCGCGCGTCCTGGGTGAGCGGAATTTCGACGATCTCACTCCATCGCGCGGCGAGGGCGTTGCGGTCGGGCGACTGAATTTCGGCCGCGGTGATCGCTTTCACCACTTCGGTGCGAACCGCCTGCTTCCAGTTTTTTCCCGCGGGCGCCCATGGACCGTCGGGCGCTTCGCCGCCGGGCTGAAAATCGATTTCGAGAAACGAGCCGCCGGTGTCGCGCGGATGAAGTTGCATCGCACAGTACCCGGGCGAGTCCTCCTCCATCACTTTGCGTATGCCCAGTTCGGCGACGCGCCGCTTGCGAGGCGCGTGATCGTCGCATTGCGTGATCACCATGTAGCCGCCGTCGCCGCCGCGGCGTTCGAGATAACGTCCGCCCGCGGTGTTGGGCTGAATCGGCGCGACGATTTCAATGAACTGGCTGCCGACCGGCAGCAGCGCGTTTTCGAGGCCGAAGACTTTCACGCCCGGATCCCGATAACCGACCTCGAGGCCGAACACGGTGCGGAGTTCGTCTATAACCGGAGACAGTTTGTTTGCGACCAGCGCGAGTTGGCGGAGTCGAAGCCACATAGTTGGATTCTCCTTTAGCGTCCCTTGAATTTGGGTTGGCGTTTTTCGACTTTGGCGGCGAAGGCTTCACGCGTATCTTCCGTCGTGAACATCGGGAGGTGGCGCGCGGTTTCCAGCGCGATGTAGCTCTCGAAGCCGGTTCGCTCAGCCTCGATAAAATTCGACTTCATCGTGCGGAGCGCAATCGGCGCGGCGTCGCCAAGGCGCGTTGCGATCGCGTTTACTTCGTCGCGAAAACGATCATCGGAAAAGACGCGCGAGACGAGGCCGATCTGCAGCGCGCGCTCGGCGTCGAACTTATCGGGCATGAAATATATTTCACGCGCCCGCGCCGCGCCGATTATCCTGGGCAGCGTCCACGGTCCGCCCATGTCCCCGGCCACGCCGACGTCGAGGAAGGCGGTGTTGAAGCGGGCCGCCGCCGCGGCGACGCGCAGATCGCACGCGCAGGCCCATCCGAAGCCGGCGCCGGCGCATGCGCCGTTGATCGCGGCGATCGTAACCGCGGGCATGTTGTGCAGCAGTACCGGGATGCGGAAATCGAAAGTCGGCGGACGCGCCTCGGCGGTGTCGAGACCGATGTCGCCCTCGACGATTCCATTCAGATCGGCGCCGGCGCAGAAGCCGCGGCCAGCGCCAGTCAGCACCAGCACGCGGATTTGCGGATCGTCCGCGACCGCCGCGAGCGTGTCGCTCATCTCGCGCATCATCGGACCGGCAATCGCATTCAGCCGGTCGGGACGATTCATCGTGAGCGTCGCGACGGCGCCGGCCTTTTCAAAGCGGATCGTTTTGAAATCCGTGCCGGTCATATTTTTTCTCCTCGCAAGCGCAGGAAGCGCGGCGGACGGCGTTCGACGAATGACGCGACGCCCTCGGTCGAATCAGGATGCACCAGCGCCTCGCGCATCGACACGTCGGCGTCGCGGATGGCTGGTTCCATTCCGAG includes these proteins:
- a CDS encoding SDR family oxidoreductase gives rise to the protein MPKRKILIAGASGLVGFAAVRHFAALDDWEVTAVSRRLPRKIDRANLVSVDLFDRDRCADVFSQMSDVTHVVYAAVSEQPGLLGGWRDPKQMQANLTMLQNFFDPLEAVAKNLEHVTLLQGTKAYGAHLGPIPIPARERAPRHQHANFYWLQEDYLRSKQAGKRWHWTILRPQAVIGEAIGGNLNLIPPIGVYAAIRREAGLPLSFPGGAPSVFEMVDVDLLANMMEWAATTPACRNETFNSTNGDVASWEDLWPAVADALGMEVGAPEPMLLAEEMPRHQDEWAAIVKKYNLDAPADLHAYVGESFYFADAYFAYGTKVGSGLVSRPMLVSTIKARQAGFHDCMDSKDMMYKWFRRFQELRLLPPTR
- a CDS encoding VOC family protein; its protein translation is MWLRLRQLALVANKLSPVIDELRTVFGLEVGYRDPGVKVFGLENALLPVGSQFIEIVAPIQPNTAGGRYLERRGGDGGYMVITQCDDHAPRKRRVAELGIRKVMEEDSPGYCAMQLHPRDTGGSFLEIDFQPGGEAPDGPWAPAGKNWKQAVRTEVVKAITAAEIQSPDRNALAARWSEIVEIPLTQDARGNPTLQLENAKLRFVDATDGRGEGLGGIELAVVDRKRLLAAAEKIHRRISDDQVMIAGIRFTFA
- a CDS encoding enoyl-CoA hydratase/isomerase family protein, yielding MTGTDFKTIRFEKAGAVATLTMNRPDRLNAIAGPMMREMSDTLAAVADDPQIRVLVLTGAGRGFCAGADLNGIVEGDIGLDTAEARPPTFDFRIPVLLHNMPAVTIAAINGACAGAGFGWACACDLRVAAAAARFNTAFLDVGVAGDMGGPWTLPRIIGAARAREIYFMPDKFDAERALQIGLVSRVFSDDRFRDEVNAIATRLGDAAPIALRTMKSNFIEAERTGFESYIALETARHLPMFTTEDTREAFAAKVEKRQPKFKGR